A single region of the Marmota flaviventris isolate mMarFla1 chromosome 10, mMarFla1.hap1, whole genome shotgun sequence genome encodes:
- the Vcam1 gene encoding vascular cell adhesion protein 1 — translation MIFSSRQQLKMPVVIFGASNIFWMVFAASQAFKIETSPESRILAQIGDSISLTCSTTGCESPVFSWRTQIDSPLNGKVRNEGTKSTLTMDPVSFENEHSYLCTATCGSEKLEKGIQVEIYSFPKDPEIHFSGLPEVGKQVTVKCLIPDVYPFDRLEMGLWKDDHLMKNQEFLEDMDRKSLETKSLEVTFIPVMEDTGKALDCRAQLFIDQTESVHKERKTTKELQVYISPKNTIISVHPSTRLQEGDSVTMTCSSEGLPAPKIIWNKKLDNENLQLLSGNETLTLIAMRMEDSGTYVCEGVNSIGRSQKEVKLIVEEKPFTVDIFPGPQVVAQIGDSVVLTCRVTGCESPSFSWRTQIDSPLSGMVTSEGTESTLTLSPVGFENEHSYLCTVTCGRRKVEKRIRVELYSFPRDPEIEMSGLLVNGNPVTVSCRVPNVYPFDHLEIELLNGETILMKKNFLEEMDRKSLETKSLEVTFTPTTEDTGKVLVCRAKLHTGEMESEHKQRQSTQTLYVNVAPKDIQLTVFPSESVKEGDTVIISCTCGNIPETWIILKKKAETGDTVLKSIDGAYTILKVQLEDAGVYECESKNEVGSQLRNLTLDVKGRDNTKDYFSPELLVLYCASFLIIPAIGMIIYFARKANMKGSYSLVEAQKSKV, via the exons ATGATTTTCTCATCACGGCAGCAACTTAAAATGCCTGTTGTGATCTTTGGAGCCTCGAATATATTTTGGATGGTGTTTGCAGCTT CTCAAGCTTTTAAAATCGAGACCTCTCCTGAATCCAGGATTCTTGCTCAGATTGGTGACTCCATCTCCTTGACTTGCAGCACTACGGGCTGTGAGTCTCCAGTTTTTTCGTGGAGAACCCAGATAGACAGTCCATTAAATGGGAAGGTGAGGAATGAGGGCACAAAGTCCACACTGACCATGGATCCTGTTAGTTTTGAGAATGAACACTCTTACCTGTGCACAGCAACTTGCGGATCTGAGAAACTGGAAAAAGGAATCCAGGTGGAGATCTACT CTTTCCCTAAGGATCCAGAAATTCACTTTAGTGGTCTTCCGGAGGTCGGGAAGCAGGTCACAGTCAAGTGCTTGATCCCTGATGTATACCCGTTTGACAGGCTGGAGATGGGTTTATGGAAAGATGATCATCTCATGAAGAATCAGGAGTTTCTGGAAGATATGGATAGGAAGTCCCTGGAGACCAAGAGTTTGGAAGTAACCTTTATTCCTGTCATGGAGGATACGGGAAAAGCTCTTGATTGTCGAGCTCAATTATTCATTGATCAAACTGAATCTGTGCACAAAGAAAGGAAGACTACCAAAGAACTGCAAGTCTATA TCTCACCCAAGAATACAATTATCTCCGTGCATCCCTCCACAAGGCTGCAAGAAGGTGATTCTGTGACAATGACATGTTCCAGTGAGGGTCTGCCAGCTCCAAAGATTATCTGGAACAAGAAATTAGATAATGAGAATCTACAGCTTCTTTCTGGTAATGAGACTCTCACCTTAATTGCTATGAGGATGGAAGATTCTGGAACATATGTATGTGAAGGAGTTAATTCTATTGGAAGAAGCCAAAAAGAGGTGAAATTAATCGTTGAAG agaAACCATTTACTGTTGACATCTTCCCTGGACCTCAGGTTGTTGCTCAGATAGGGGACTCAGTTGTGCTAACATGCCGTGTCACAGGCTGTGAGTCCCCATCTTTCTCTTGGAGAACCCAGATAGATAGCCCTCTGAGCGGGATGGTGACAAGTGAAGGGACGGAGTCCACACTGACCCTGAGCCCTGTGGGTTTTGAGAACGAACACTCTTACCTGTGCACTGTCACCTGTGGACGGAGGAAAGTGGAAAAAAGAATCAGAGTGGAGCTCTACT CATTCCCTAGAGATCCAGAAATTGAGATGAGTGGTCTACTTGTGAATGGGAACCCCGTCACTGTAAGCTGCAGGGTTCCTAATGTGTACCCTTTTGACCATTTGGAGATTGAATTACTTAATGGGGAGACTATTCtgatgaaaaaaaactttttggagGAAATGGATAGGAAATCCCTAGAGACCAAAAGTTTGGAAGTAACCTTCACCCCCACCACCGAAGATACTGGAAAAGTTCTTGTTTGTCGGGCTAAGTTACATACTGGTGAAATGGAATCTGAACACAAACAAAGGCAGAGTACACAGACGCTTTATGTCAATG TTGCTCCAAAAGACATACAGCTTACAGTGTTTCCTTCTGAGAGTGTCAAGGAAGGAGACACTGTCATTATCTCCTGCACATGTGGAAATATTCCAGAAACTTGGATAATCCTGAAGAAGAAAGCAGAGACAGGAGACACAGTGCTGAAATCTATAGATGGCGCGTACACCATCCTCAAGGTGCAGCTGGAGGATGCAGGAGTATATGAATGTGAATCTAAAAATGAAGTGGGCTCACAATTAAGAAATTTAACACTGGATGTTAAAG